From the Caldicellulosiruptoraceae bacterium PP1 genome, one window contains:
- a CDS encoding aspartate kinase → MGIVVQKYGGTSVADKERIFRAASRAIAEYEKGNNVVVVVSAQGDTTDELIEKANEINPNASKREMDMLLSTGEQISIALMAMAIEKLGYPVISLTGWQAGIKTDSHYSSARIREIDTERLQIELDKKNIVVVAGFQGINRYDDITTLGRGGSDTTAVALAAALKADKCEIYTDVDGVYTADPRVVKDASKLKEISYDEMLELATLGAKVLHNRSVELAKKYNIPLVVRSSFNNNEGTIVKEVNSVEKLLVSGVACDNEVARVSVVGVENVPGKAFQIFSLLAKENINVDIILQSIGREKTKDISFTVNKGNLKNTLEVLNNNLHIIGAKDVTYSDTVAKVSIVGAGMVNNPGVAAMMFEALYDAGINIEMISTSEIKISVLIDSVDADKAVRAIHDKFKLGQLNNGK, encoded by the coding sequence TTGGGAATAGTAGTTCAAAAGTATGGTGGAACATCAGTAGCTGATAAAGAAAGAATATTCAGAGCAGCTTCCCGTGCTATTGCTGAGTATGAAAAAGGAAACAATGTAGTTGTAGTTGTATCAGCCCAAGGAGATACAACAGATGAATTAATTGAAAAAGCAAATGAAATAAATCCAAATGCCTCAAAAAGAGAAATGGATATGCTTTTATCAACTGGTGAACAGATTTCAATAGCACTTATGGCTATGGCAATTGAAAAGTTAGGTTATCCTGTAATTTCACTTACAGGGTGGCAAGCAGGGATTAAAACAGATTCACATTATTCCTCAGCGAGAATACGTGAAATAGATACTGAAAGGTTACAAATAGAGCTTGATAAGAAAAATATTGTTGTTGTTGCTGGTTTTCAAGGAATAAATAGATATGATGATATAACTACATTAGGTAGAGGTGGATCAGATACAACTGCTGTTGCTTTGGCTGCAGCACTAAAAGCAGACAAATGTGAGATATATACCGATGTTGATGGTGTTTATACGGCTGACCCAAGGGTTGTAAAAGATGCATCAAAGCTAAAAGAGATATCATACGATGAAATGCTTGAACTTGCAACTTTAGGTGCTAAGGTTTTACACAATAGATCAGTTGAACTTGCAAAAAAATATAATATACCTTTGGTTGTAAGGTCATCATTTAATAATAATGAAGGAACTATTGTTAAGGAGGTTAATAGCGTGGAAAAATTACTTGTTTCTGGTGTTGCTTGTGATAATGAAGTAGCAAGAGTTTCAGTTGTTGGTGTTGAAAATGTTCCAGGTAAAGCATTCCAAATATTTTCACTTTTAGCTAAGGAGAATATAAATGTTGATATAATTTTACAATCAATTGGAAGAGAAAAAACAAAGGATATATCATTTACAGTGAATAAAGGAAACCTAAAAAATACACTTGAGGTATTAAATAATAATCTTCATATTATTGGTGCAAAAGATGTTACTTATTCTGATACTGTTGCTAAGGTTTCTATAGTAGGAGCAGGTATGGTAAATAATCCTGGTGTTGCAGCTATGATGTTTGAAGCTTTATATGATGCAGGTATTAATATCGAAATGATTTCAACATCTGAAATAAAGATATCTGTTCTAATAGATAGTGTAGATGCTGATAAAGCAGTAAGAGCTATTCATGATAAGTTCAAATTAGGACAATTAAACAATGGAAAATAA
- a CDS encoding GNAT family N-acetyltransferase, which produces MIIAKGENINIRELTWGDLKLLQKWYNDPEVAFWALGLTGEKSTIKDFERWYKNANSNVHRFIIELKNGFAIGSISYRDYDINNKKVTLGIHIGEKNFWGKGLGTEATKLFIRYLFDNLDINRIELDTFDENVRAIKAYQKCGFKIEGVLREAKCIDGKFHDKILMGLLKKDFENMTNNENIKID; this is translated from the coding sequence ATGATTATTGCAAAAGGAGAAAATATAAATATCAGAGAATTAACTTGGGGAGACTTAAAACTTCTTCAGAAATGGTATAATGACCCTGAAGTTGCATTTTGGGCATTAGGATTAACTGGAGAAAAGAGTACAATTAAAGATTTTGAAAGATGGTACAAAAATGCAAATTCAAATGTTCATAGATTTATTATTGAACTAAAAAATGGCTTTGCTATAGGTTCAATATCTTATAGAGATTATGATATTAATAATAAAAAAGTTACCTTAGGGATACATATAGGTGAAAAAAACTTTTGGGGTAAAGGCCTTGGGACTGAGGCTACTAAGCTTTTTATTAGGTATCTTTTTGATAATCTTGATATTAATAGAATTGAACTTGATACCTTTGATGAGAATGTAAGAGCAATTAAAGCATATCAAAAATGCGGTTTTAAGATTGAAGGGGTTTTAAGAGAGGCAAAGTGTATTGATGGTAAATTTCATGACAAGATTTTGATGGGGCTTTTAAAAAAAGATTTTGAAAATATGACAAATAATGAGAATATTAAAATTGATTAA
- a CDS encoding metallophosphoesterase → MKILVISDTHGFTSNAEKLIKKYKDKISMVVHLGDLVSDAKRLQGIFSDVKFEIVKGNNDFTKDYPNEKIIELNGKRILITHGHMYRVKYSYDYIVSHAKALKVDAVFFGHTHEQEEFYKDNCLFLNPGSLTYSRDGSSSYALADVTEYGVIAYLEKV, encoded by the coding sequence ATGAAGATTTTAGTAATCAGTGATACTCATGGATTTACTTCAAATGCTGAAAAATTAATAAAAAAATATAAAGATAAAATATCAATGGTTGTTCATTTGGGAGATTTAGTTTCTGATGCAAAAAGGCTTCAGGGTATTTTTTCTGATGTTAAATTTGAGATAGTAAAGGGCAATAATGATTTTACTAAAGATTATCCAAATGAAAAAATTATAGAATTAAATGGGAAAAGAATATTAATTACACATGGTCATATGTATAGGGTAAAGTATTCATATGATTACATTGTTTCACATGCAAAAGCTTTAAAGGTAGATGCAGTATTTTTTGGACATACACATGAACAAGAAGAATTTTATAAAGATAACTGTCTATTTCTAAATCCTGGTAGTCTTACTTATTCGCGTGATGGTTCAAGTTCATATGCTTTAGCTGATGTTACAGAGTATGGTGTTATAGCTTATCTTGAAAAGGTGTGA
- a CDS encoding XTP/dITP diphosphatase: MKRVIVATKNKGKKEEIRELFKDYFDEFISIDELDKEINIIENGNSFEENAFIKAKVIYDLFHMPTLADDSGLMVDLLNGEPGIYSARYAGEDSNDKKNMEKLLDKLRDTPENNRTAKFVCVFVFIDENGNILKSRGECHGKIAFEPKGNNGFGYDPIFIPYGFDKTFAELSDNVKNSISHRFNAAIKLKKLLEELYEDFSNQ; this comes from the coding sequence ATGAAAAGAGTAATAGTAGCAACCAAGAATAAAGGCAAAAAAGAAGAGATAAGAGAATTATTTAAAGATTATTTTGATGAGTTTATTTCAATTGATGAACTTGACAAAGAAATAAACATAATAGAAAATGGCAATAGTTTTGAAGAAAACGCATTTATTAAAGCTAAAGTAATTTACGATTTATTTCATATGCCAACATTGGCTGATGACTCTGGTTTAATGGTGGATCTTTTAAATGGTGAACCAGGTATATATTCTGCAAGATATGCAGGGGAAGATTCAAATGATAAAAAGAACATGGAAAAACTTTTAGATAAATTAAGAGATACCCCTGAGAATAATAGAACAGCTAAGTTTGTGTGTGTTTTTGTTTTTATTGATGAAAATGGCAACATACTAAAATCTCGTGGTGAGTGTCATGGCAAAATAGCATTTGAGCCGAAAGGTAATAATGGATTTGGTTATGACCCTATTTTTATACCTTATGGTTTTGATAAAACATTTGCCGAACTAAGTGATAATGTTAAAAACTCAATTAGTCACAGATTTAATGCTGCTATTAAACTAAAGAAGCTTTTGGAGGAGCTTTATGAAGATTTTAGTAATCAGTGA
- the rph gene encoding ribonuclease PH has protein sequence MMRIDSREHDQLRQVKITRNYIKYAEGSVLIEMGNTKVIVTASIDEKVPPFKKGTGEGWVTAEYSMLPRSTQQRNPRDINKLKLSGRSQEIQRLIGRTLRAGINLKALGERLITIDCDVIQADGGTRTASITGGFIALFDACKKLYDEKIIENFPICSHIAAISVGICDGEELLDLCYEEDSKAEVDLNLVMNEKGQFIEIQGTAEGIAFSEEQFQKLLNLGKMGITNLINYQKELLGEDANLIGSVAKDEKSNSSNQE, from the coding sequence ATGATGAGGATAGATTCAAGAGAACATGATCAGCTTAGGCAAGTGAAAATAACAAGAAATTATATAAAATATGCTGAAGGTTCAGTACTCATTGAAATGGGAAATACAAAGGTTATTGTAACTGCTTCTATTGATGAAAAAGTACCTCCATTCAAAAAAGGAACAGGTGAAGGATGGGTTACAGCAGAATATTCAATGCTTCCGAGGTCTACTCAACAAAGAAATCCAAGGGATATAAATAAACTTAAGTTAAGTGGTAGAAGTCAAGAGATACAAAGACTGATAGGAAGAACACTAAGAGCAGGAATAAATCTTAAAGCACTTGGTGAGCGACTTATTACCATTGACTGTGATGTTATTCAAGCAGACGGTGGAACAAGAACTGCTTCAATAACAGGTGGATTTATTGCACTTTTTGATGCATGCAAAAAATTATATGATGAAAAAATAATAGAGAATTTTCCTATATGTAGCCATATTGCAGCAATTTCGGTTGGAATTTGTGACGGGGAAGAGCTTTTGGATCTTTGTTATGAAGAAGATTCAAAGGCTGAAGTAGATTTAAACCTTGTAATGAACGAAAAAGGACAATTTATTGAGATTCAGGGAACTGCAGAAGGAATAGCATTTTCTGAGGAACAGTTTCAAAAGCTATTAAATCTTGGGAAAATGGGTATTACAAATCTAATTAATTACCAGAAAGAATTACTTGGAGAAGACGCAAACTTAATCGGGAGTGTAGCAAAAGATGAAAAGAGTAATAGTAGCAACCAAGAATAA
- a CDS encoding GerMN domain-containing protein: protein MGKRGLIILLIILQIFLYSCSIDNNILGKVKNNEKNKIEKNIEFQLVDQDIYNNLNDGKKQAYKNPFDILTVFVDKDGDLVPATITQEKTLFVATKGIELTKFNINLSFAIRKYGLNQILPQDIVLRGISYKEQYVKVDFSNNFYNNINTNLFLKAVTYLLTSYNNVQKVIFLSEDKVLNQFYRKSNNEIIIYYPKLIDNRFFIIPKWVKIKYNNDNIIKNILETFVNSISISIPLLKGLRVNKYKITDKSILIDFSKQIKDLKGEDMTTAFLESLVFTIKEIPNIQYIKVLSNSQPFYLDQYDVSKIDINTFKINKITIE from the coding sequence ATGGGAAAAAGAGGACTAATTATTTTATTGATAATTCTTCAGATATTTCTTTATTCTTGTTCAATAGATAATAATATTCTTGGTAAGGTTAAAAATAATGAAAAAAATAAAATAGAGAAGAATATTGAATTTCAGTTGGTTGATCAGGACATATATAATAATCTCAATGATGGTAAAAAACAAGCCTATAAAAATCCATTTGACATTTTGACAGTTTTTGTTGATAAAGATGGTGACTTAGTCCCTGCAACAATAACACAAGAAAAAACCTTATTTGTTGCTACAAAAGGGATAGAACTTACCAAATTTAATATAAATTTAAGCTTTGCAATAAGAAAATATGGGCTTAATCAGATATTGCCTCAAGATATAGTATTAAGAGGTATTTCATATAAGGAACAATATGTAAAGGTTGACTTTAGTAATAATTTTTATAATAATATAAATACTAATTTATTTCTAAAAGCTGTTACATACCTTTTGACAAGCTATAATAATGTTCAAAAAGTAATTTTTTTAAGTGAAGACAAGGTTCTTAATCAGTTTTATAGGAAAAGTAATAACGAGATTATTATATATTATCCAAAATTAATAGATAATAGATTTTTTATAATTCCTAAATGGGTTAAAATAAAATATAATAATGATAATATAATAAAAAACATATTAGAGACATTTGTAAATAGTATTTCTATTAGTATACCATTACTAAAAGGCCTTAGAGTTAATAAATATAAAATTACAGATAAAAGTATTTTAATTGATTTTTCAAAGCAAATAAAAGATCTAAAAGGGGAAGATATGACAACTGCATTTTTGGAGTCATTGGTTTTTACAATAAAAGAGATCCCAAATATTCAATATATAAAGGTTTTATCTAATTCGCAGCCTTTTTATTTGGATCAGTATGATGTTTCAAAAATTGATATAAATACATTTAAAATAAATAAGATTACAATTGAATGA
- a CDS encoding MraY family glycosyltransferase — translation MVSLIIKDIIAFLIAFFTVILITPYIQKKSIEIGFVDKPNQRKIHSYPIPVTGGIGLFVAFFIAQFVIRGISREFIGFFFASSLVLLIGVVDDYYKSKGKDFGALPKFAIQILACSIVFIMGIQIEGITNPITHKFIHFPVWFQYFATVIWIFGITTVINFMDGMDGLAAGITTISGVTLYFVALMNLTIISSAGISTYMAAALVGVSSAFLIFNRHPAKIFMGDSGATFLGFVLGTIAVEGTFKVATVVSLIVPILSLGLPIFDNLFVVFKRLKDGKSIFKADKSQVHFRLLDAGLNQKQAVLFLYLVSICFSLTSLIIMLLSKR, via the coding sequence ATGGTTAGTTTAATTATAAAAGATATAATAGCATTTTTAATAGCCTTTTTTACAGTAATATTAATAACACCATATATACAAAAAAAGTCAATTGAGATTGGCTTTGTTGATAAACCAAATCAAAGGAAAATACATTCATATCCAATACCTGTTACAGGAGGAATTGGGCTTTTTGTAGCCTTTTTTATTGCCCAATTTGTAATAAGGGGTATTAGTAGAGAATTCATTGGGTTTTTCTTTGCATCTTCATTAGTATTGCTAATAGGTGTTGTTGACGATTATTATAAATCAAAAGGAAAGGATTTTGGGGCACTACCAAAGTTTGCAATACAAATTCTTGCATGTTCTATAGTTTTTATTATGGGAATTCAAATAGAAGGTATTACAAACCCAATAACACATAAATTTATTCATTTTCCTGTTTGGTTTCAATATTTTGCAACTGTGATTTGGATTTTTGGTATTACGACAGTTATTAATTTTATGGATGGTATGGATGGACTTGCAGCTGGTATCACTACAATTTCTGGTGTAACGCTATATTTTGTTGCACTTATGAACTTAACTATAATTTCTTCTGCTGGTATTTCAACATATATGGCAGCAGCCTTAGTCGGAGTTTCAAGTGCTTTTTTGATATTTAATAGACATCCAGCAAAAATATTTATGGGTGATTCTGGTGCAACATTTTTAGGATTTGTGCTTGGCACAATTGCTGTAGAAGGAACATTTAAAGTTGCAACAGTAGTTTCGCTGATAGTTCCTATTCTATCACTTGGACTACCTATATTTGACAATTTATTTGTTGTATTTAAAAGGCTAAAAGATGGGAAATCAATATTTAAGGCTGATAAAAGCCAAGTTCATTTCAGGTTATTAGATGCAGGCTTGAACCAAAAGCAGGCAGTTTTGTTTTTATATCTTGTGAGTATTTGTTTTTCACTTACCTCATTAATTATTATGCTTTTATCAAAAAGATAA
- a CDS encoding protein-glutamate O-methyltransferase CheR, translating to MIYDYEWFKKKILDFIGINLNYYKEKQMKRRIESLIKKNGYEGFYDYYNAITKDTKLYTEFINYLTINVSEFYRNPNQWEILEKEVIPYLLKKNPKPKIWSAACSTGEEPYSLAMLLSKFFPLKDIKIFATDIDNDAISKAKQGIYVKKSLESLPPEFIKRYFKAIGELYYISDEIKNCVNFSHHDLLKDEYPKNFDLIVCRNVLIYFTEEAKDMIYRKFNQSLRMNGILFVGSTEQIIASQKYGFKANKTFFYEKVMEV from the coding sequence ATTATATATGATTATGAATGGTTTAAGAAAAAGATATTAGATTTTATTGGTATAAATCTAAATTATTATAAAGAAAAGCAAATGAAAAGAAGAATTGAATCATTAATTAAAAAAAACGGATATGAAGGATTCTATGATTACTATAATGCAATTACAAAGGACACAAAACTTTACACAGAATTTATTAATTATTTAACAATAAACGTTTCTGAGTTTTATAGAAATCCAAATCAATGGGAAATATTAGAAAAAGAAGTGATACCTTATTTATTGAAAAAAAACCCAAAACCAAAGATTTGGAGTGCTGCCTGCTCAACTGGTGAGGAACCATACTCATTAGCAATGCTATTATCAAAATTTTTTCCACTTAAAGATATAAAGATATTTGCAACAGATATAGACAATGATGCTATTTCAAAAGCAAAGCAAGGAATATATGTTAAAAAAAGTTTAGAATCCCTTCCACCAGAATTTATAAAAAGGTATTTTAAAGCAATTGGCGAATTATATTATATTAGTGATGAAATTAAGAATTGTGTAAATTTTTCTCATCATGATTTACTTAAAGATGAATATCCCAAAAATTTTGATTTAATAGTATGTAGAAATGTTTTAATATATTTTACTGAAGAAGCAAAGGACATGATATATAGAAAATTTAATCAGTCTCTTAGAATGAATGGTATTTTATTTGTTGGTAGCACTGAACAGATTATTGCTTCACAAAAATATGGATTTAAGGCGAATAAAACCTTCTTCTATGAGAAGGTGATGGAAGTATGA
- a CDS encoding GNAT family N-acetyltransferase — MFLIRLAQNNDKEKIHNFANINNIKLYQKSLHIVVEIDNNIIGLLQFIKKNCYSEILSVFIIEGFRGQYFGDGLVKTLINYCYNNNIELIKINLSDFNTFFEKIGFINKGNYLELNVFDYFNKHTCK, encoded by the coding sequence TTGTTTTTAATAAGACTTGCTCAGAATAATGATAAAGAAAAAATACACAATTTTGCTAATATAAACAACATTAAATTATACCAAAAAAGTTTACATATAGTTGTTGAAATAGATAACAATATTATAGGTTTACTGCAATTTATAAAAAAAAATTGCTATTCAGAGATTCTTTCAGTATTTATTATTGAGGGTTTTAGGGGCCAATATTTTGGTGATGGGCTTGTTAAAACATTAATAAACTATTGTTATAACAATAATATTGAACTTATTAAAATTAATTTATCAGATTTTAATACCTTTTTTGAAAAGATTGGTTTTATTAATAAAGGGAATTATTTAGAATTAAATGTTTTTGATTATTTTAATAAACATACATGTAAATAA
- a CDS encoding MogA/MoaB family molybdenum cofactor biosynthesis protein yields MLFTFAVITCSDKGSNNQREDVSGKRIIEILENKNYKNIYYKIVPDEKDEIKSALIEASENNANLIITTGGTGFYKRDVTPEATLEVIEKLVPGIPELIRYKTGLINEKSYLSRGVAGIHKNSLIINLPGSPKAVQECLEAIFNILEHGLNILLENENECGKQ; encoded by the coding sequence ATATTGTTTACTTTTGCTGTTATTACATGTTCAGATAAAGGATCTAATAATCAAAGAGAGGACGTTAGTGGTAAAAGAATTATTGAAATATTGGAAAATAAAAATTACAAAAATATATACTATAAAATAGTTCCAGATGAAAAAGATGAGATAAAATCAGCCTTAATTGAAGCCTCAGAAAATAATGCAAATTTAATAATTACAACTGGTGGAACAGGTTTTTACAAAAGAGATGTAACACCTGAGGCTACGTTAGAAGTTATAGAAAAATTAGTGCCTGGCATACCTGAACTAATAAGATATAAAACTGGTCTTATAAATGAAAAATCATATCTTTCTCGTGGAGTAGCTGGAATACATAAAAACTCTTTGATAATTAACCTTCCAGGGTCTCCAAAAGCAGTACAGGAATGCTTAGAAGCGATATTTAATATATTGGAACATGGTCTTAATATTCTTTTAGAAAATGAAAATGAATGCGGTAAGCAATAA